The following coding sequences are from one Methanosarcina sp. WWM596 window:
- a CDS encoding glycosyltransferase family 4 protein has product MKVLVCTSEYYPSGSGIANVVYNVVEQLKKKGIECTVCSPNGPDIVAISSEYRNNFGGIGLAYFWYKVSKSFQGQDSKFDVVWLHQPIFLLKKSPFKKAIITVHTTYVGKDNKQIKYPRLKKAYYMIMNKIEQFSYLRLPVSCKYTYIDSNILKELKSIGVKNPSVFIPNGVDTSKFSPNTNVSNVRTKFNIPYNHKLLLSVGRLISIKRPFLMLDIFKLIQNEYNNASLLIVGSGNLENRMKRYVSDNNIHNVIFAGFVDHEFLPEFYSCADYYIMTSEYEGQPLTLLEAMASGLPCIVSSIPNLRIVEGANCGIVIDFSKKEAASNELIDYIQKNNSNHANNARKYAEENLDWSIIANKYLHEFEKAKFNDSFT; this is encoded by the coding sequence GCATTGAATGTACAGTTTGCTCTCCTAATGGTCCTGATATAGTAGCTATAAGCTCAGAGTATAGGAATAATTTTGGTGGTATTGGACTTGCATATTTTTGGTATAAGGTTAGTAAATCCTTTCAGGGGCAAGATTCCAAATTTGACGTTGTTTGGTTACATCAACCTATCTTTTTATTGAAAAAATCTCCTTTCAAAAAAGCTATTATCACAGTTCATACTACTTATGTTGGAAAGGACAACAAGCAGATAAAATACCCACGATTGAAAAAAGCATATTATATGATTATGAATAAAATTGAACAATTTTCGTACTTAAGGCTCCCAGTCTCCTGTAAATATACTTACATCGACAGCAATATTTTAAAAGAGCTTAAAAGTATCGGAGTCAAGAACCCAAGTGTATTTATCCCTAACGGGGTAGATACAAGTAAATTTTCTCCTAATACTAATGTTTCTAATGTTAGGACTAAGTTTAACATTCCTTATAACCACAAATTGCTTCTTTCGGTTGGAAGGCTGATTTCAATAAAAAGGCCATTTTTGATGCTTGATATCTTTAAACTGATTCAAAATGAGTACAATAACGCTAGTTTACTTATTGTAGGGAGTGGAAACTTAGAGAATCGTATGAAGAGATATGTTAGTGATAATAATATTCATAATGTAATATTTGCAGGTTTTGTAGATCATGAATTTTTGCCAGAATTTTATTCATGTGCAGATTATTATATCATGACTTCTGAATATGAAGGACAACCTCTTACACTTCTTGAAGCAATGGCATCTGGGTTACCATGTATTGTTTCTAGTATACCAAATTTAAGAATTGTGGAAGGTGCGAATTGTGGAATTGTTATTGATTTCTCAAAAAAAGAGGCGGCTTCAAATGAATTAATTGATTATATTCAAAAAAATAATTCAAATCACGCTAATAATGCTAGAAAATACGCTGAAGAAAATTTAGATTGGAGTATTATAGCAAATAAGTATTTACATGAATTTGAAAAGGCTAAATTCAATGACAGTTTCACCTAA
- a CDS encoding glycosyltransferase family 4 protein, with protein sequence MPGESPSFGPDNVVFNLMKGLKKIAPDMSIDIITVRKDIDKSFIYTGLLPNVRVHYHSGFKFLPRCLQDPIIIRNFFQKNNFDIIHSHSPIALSQILNSKTPKILTLHGIYWKEKKFVKNPFLRLSFYNYNTYMFKKIFPKIDAFVAISPYVLDEITSMNICDQPPKMFQINNPIDDSFFTKTSYKENDNIIFYPAVIRALKNQVVSIDAINIIKNKIPDLKLTLAGSISEPKYFKKINSAVNRNNLSNIVKYVGKVSRDEMLNLYRKSSIVYLLSNHEVQPMVVLEAMATGTPVIASNLKCISYLVEDGVTGYLVNPNDYDKIAEYTLNLLSDKAHFLTMGKKAREYALKNFHSDLIAKQTINMYNEVLQSKTCGKSSF encoded by the coding sequence TTGCCCGGAGAATCACCGTCTTTTGGGCCAGATAATGTTGTTTTCAACTTAATGAAAGGTCTTAAAAAAATAGCACCAGATATGTCTATAGATATTATCACTGTACGCAAAGATATTGATAAATCATTTATTTATACGGGTCTTTTACCTAATGTTCGAGTTCATTATCATTCAGGTTTTAAGTTTTTACCTAGATGTTTACAAGATCCTATTATTATAAGAAATTTCTTCCAAAAAAATAACTTTGATATTATACATTCGCATTCTCCTATAGCATTATCTCAAATTTTGAACTCTAAAACTCCAAAAATACTTACCTTGCATGGAATTTATTGGAAAGAAAAAAAATTTGTCAAAAATCCATTTCTTCGTTTAAGCTTTTACAATTATAACACTTATATGTTCAAAAAAATTTTTCCAAAAATTGACGCCTTTGTTGCTATCAGTCCATATGTTTTAGACGAAATAACGAGTATGAACATATGTGATCAGCCTCCTAAAATGTTTCAAATAAACAATCCAATAGATGATTCTTTTTTCACAAAGACTTCATATAAAGAAAATGATAATATTATATTTTATCCAGCTGTTATTAGAGCATTAAAAAATCAAGTGGTTTCGATAGATGCGATTAATATCATAAAAAACAAAATCCCTGATTTAAAACTTACATTAGCCGGTTCAATTTCTGAACCTAAATATTTCAAAAAAATTAACAGTGCAGTTAATAGGAACAATCTCTCCAATATTGTAAAATATGTGGGCAAAGTTTCAAGGGATGAAATGCTGAATTTGTATCGTAAGTCTTCAATTGTATATCTTTTATCTAATCATGAAGTTCAACCAATGGTTGTTCTTGAAGCAATGGCAACTGGAACTCCAGTCATCGCTTCAAATCTAAAATGTATTTCATATCTTGTTGAAGATGGTGTTACAGGTTATTTAGTAAATCCCAATGATTATGATAAAATCGCGGAATATACTCTTAATCTTTTATCTGATAAAGCGCATTTTTTGACAATGGGGAAGAAAGCTAGAGAATATGCATTGAAAAATTTCCATAGTGATCTTATAGCTAAGCAAACAATTAACATGTATAATGAAGTTTTGCAATCCAAAACGTGTGGCAAATCTTCTTTTTAA
- a CDS encoding DUF2206 domain-containing protein: protein MFVVFFMNKIFLYFGILNPITTMNLSITLGVIIVIFSILAYLTDKNYILDFKTQSYCLKKCSLSPISLFSILIPFSSILGTYLMNFYQSNFLLILMFFMISVVLIFFSFTNCIGKKFYPFLIFLISISLVYHVSLFSTNLWGGDIYTEHYFSNLVLKNSFWDSTIPGNVNSTLSVVLLAPVFSNICNLTLTSVFKIIYPFFLSLVPVGLYKVFESQTDKKIAFLSCFFFISLFIYYFWMALMPRQIVAEVFLVLLMMVIVDKKISNAIKSFLFILFSFSMIVSHYGLSDLFLLCIIFVYLSILTTKFAKKNIFFLEYNTVKKIAVNRDYNNISLNIVILYFVFLVSWSIYVSTSSVFSTLINIGKNIVNNLVSEFMDPAVTGGMGTILMNTASPLHELNKYIHILAQIFIVVGLLKVFFGKNKYNFHQNYLLFSIASFLLLIFSIVIPYFSLAMTTSRIYHVTLFFLAPFFVIGITFITNLIKSIGNNNFGLEFQISPMKMASVFLIIFLFFNTGLIYEISNDVPTSIPLNSTIDSTVFNDGECFAANWLLDTRYDHGIYADSNRIRALGFFTHYRKNQLPSSISDVPIGSYIYIGSFNLENNLLFNGKKSLDFKIIELQNKVYDNNCAEVYYVFNGV, encoded by the coding sequence ATGTTTGTTGTTTTCTTTATGAATAAGATATTTCTTTATTTTGGTATTCTAAATCCAATAACAACTATGAATTTATCAATTACATTAGGAGTTATAATAGTAATATTCTCCATTTTAGCCTATTTAACTGATAAAAATTACATTCTTGACTTTAAAACTCAAAGTTATTGTCTAAAAAAGTGTTCATTATCTCCTATTAGTTTATTTTCAATTCTTATTCCGTTTTCTTCAATATTAGGAACTTACTTGATGAACTTTTATCAAAGTAATTTTCTTTTGATACTTATGTTCTTTATGATTTCGGTAGTTCTAATTTTTTTCTCTTTTACCAATTGCATTGGAAAAAAATTTTATCCTTTCTTAATTTTTTTAATTTCTATTTCTCTTGTATATCATGTGTCTTTATTTTCAACAAACTTATGGGGTGGTGATATCTATACTGAGCATTATTTTTCGAATTTGGTGTTGAAAAATTCTTTTTGGGATTCTACTATCCCTGGAAATGTTAATTCAACATTAAGTGTCGTTTTATTAGCTCCCGTTTTTTCTAATATTTGTAATTTAACTTTAACATCAGTGTTCAAAATAATCTATCCATTTTTTCTTTCGTTAGTTCCCGTTGGTTTGTACAAAGTCTTTGAAAGTCAAACAGATAAAAAAATTGCATTTCTTTCCTGTTTTTTTTTCATTTCCTTGTTTATTTATTATTTTTGGATGGCTTTAATGCCAAGACAGATTGTTGCAGAAGTTTTTTTAGTACTTTTGATGATGGTAATTGTTGACAAAAAAATATCGAATGCTATAAAGTCTTTCTTATTTATTTTGTTTAGTTTTTCGATGATAGTTTCTCATTATGGTCTTTCAGATTTATTCTTACTGTGTATTATTTTTGTGTACTTGTCGATCTTGACGACAAAATTTGCGAAAAAAAACATCTTTTTTCTGGAATATAACACTGTCAAAAAAATAGCTGTCAATAGAGATTATAATAATATCAGTCTTAATATTGTCATATTATATTTTGTTTTTTTAGTTTCATGGAGTATTTATGTTTCAACAAGTTCTGTTTTTTCCACACTCATTAATATTGGCAAAAACATCGTTAATAATCTTGTCTCTGAATTTATGGATCCTGCGGTGACTGGTGGGATGGGCACTATTCTAATGAATACGGCATCTCCATTACATGAACTAAACAAATATATTCATATTTTAGCCCAAATATTTATCGTAGTTGGTTTACTCAAGGTATTTTTTGGAAAAAACAAATATAATTTCCATCAAAATTACTTATTATTTTCTATTGCAAGTTTCTTATTATTGATTTTTAGTATTGTGATTCCATATTTCTCTTTGGCAATGACGACATCGAGAATATATCATGTAACACTGTTTTTTTTGGCTCCTTTTTTTGTAATCGGAATTACATTTATCACTAATTTAATTAAATCCATAGGGAACAATAATTTCGGTTTGGAGTTCCAAATTAGTCCTATGAAAATGGCATCTGTTTTTTTAATTATTTTTCTATTTTTTAATACTGGTCTCATCTATGAGATCTCAAATGATGTTCCAACTTCTATTCCCCTAAATAGTACGATAGATTCTACTGTTTTTAATGATGGTGAGTGTTTTGCTGCTAACTGGTTGCTTGACACTAGATATGATCATGGTATATACGCTGATAGTAATCGAATAAGAGCTTTGGGTTTTTTTACACATTATAGAAAAAATCAATTGCCATCATCAATTTCTGATGTACCAATCGGTTCCTATATTTATATAGGTTCTTTCAATCTTGAAAATAATTTATTATTTAATGGAAAAAAATCTTTAGATTTTAAAATAATTGAGCTCCAAAATAAAGTATATGATAATAACTGCGCAGAAGTGTACTATGTCTTCAATGGTGTGTGA